A single Pirellulaceae bacterium DNA region contains:
- a CDS encoding non-heme iron oxygenase ferredoxin subunit produces the protein MTTGQSDFVQVASVSQFPVDGRLCVEVDDRFLVLVHYQGQFYCLDDVCTHDGGPLGEGDLEGNCLICPRHGARFDVCTGKALTMPATEPTATHAVRVDGDRILVKLSH, from the coding sequence GTGACTACCGGTCAATCGGATTTCGTTCAGGTAGCGTCGGTGTCCCAGTTTCCGGTCGACGGTCGACTGTGCGTCGAGGTCGATGATCGCTTCTTAGTCTTGGTGCATTATCAAGGGCAGTTTTACTGCCTGGATGATGTGTGTACGCACGACGGTGGGCCGCTAGGCGAGGGGGACTTGGAAGGTAATTGCTTGATCTGCCCGCGCCACGGTGCTCGATTTGATGTCTGCACCGGAAAAGCACTCACCATGCCTGCTACAGAACCTACAGCCACTCATGCTGTGCGAGTTGATGGCGATCGGATACTGGTGAAGCTATCCCATTAA
- the sufD gene encoding Fe-S cluster assembly protein SufD produces MTASEPSATNAFDDVGFECFLSQRQEPDWLLAARRTAWVQFQSMAWPSRSQEQWMRSDLRSFKLQRYSLPNSEVAGSFQELNIPERLAEGVDPAGVMQTLDGATLSATLDPALAAQGVLFGDLSRAAEENSQLLQSYLGKQVDYRSDRFAALQSATWSGGQLLYVPRGICIERPFRVAAGLTSGATDTGRTLIVVDEGAEATFLYEGNSPNEQADGFHCGAVEIVVKSGGRLRYVNLQDWGRRVWHFSHQQARLSRDSSLQWTVAALGSRFSHVHQQVALAGAGAYSQVNGVLFTQDKQQLTYNTLQHHQAPSCRSDFLYKSALQDQSRTVWRGMIQVDPVAQKTDGYQRNDNLLLSNQARADSIPGLEIQADDVRCTHGSTSGKVDEELIFYAQSRGFTRKEAARMIVTGFFQQIFDRITIESVREALSQSIARQVQEYR; encoded by the coding sequence ATGACCGCCTCGGAACCCTCGGCAACGAATGCCTTCGATGATGTTGGCTTTGAGTGTTTTCTCAGCCAGCGCCAGGAACCCGATTGGCTGCTGGCCGCTCGGCGGACCGCCTGGGTCCAGTTCCAGTCGATGGCCTGGCCATCCCGCAGCCAAGAACAGTGGATGCGAAGTGACCTGCGCTCCTTTAAGCTTCAGCGCTACAGTCTTCCCAACAGCGAGGTTGCCGGATCATTCCAAGAATTGAATATCCCAGAGCGCCTAGCTGAAGGCGTTGACCCGGCAGGCGTCATGCAGACTCTTGACGGCGCAACCCTTTCGGCCACGCTGGATCCAGCGTTAGCCGCGCAAGGAGTGCTGTTTGGGGATCTCAGCCGCGCTGCAGAGGAGAATTCACAATTGTTACAGAGCTACTTGGGCAAGCAGGTCGACTATCGTAGTGACCGATTCGCAGCCTTGCAAAGTGCCACTTGGTCAGGCGGCCAGCTGTTGTACGTCCCACGTGGGATATGCATCGAGCGACCATTTCGCGTGGCCGCTGGGCTAACCTCCGGTGCCACCGATACCGGGCGAACCCTGATTGTTGTCGACGAGGGAGCCGAAGCTACTTTTTTATACGAAGGCAACAGCCCCAACGAGCAAGCCGATGGCTTTCACTGTGGTGCGGTAGAGATTGTGGTCAAGTCAGGAGGCAGATTACGTTACGTCAACCTCCAGGATTGGGGCAGGCGGGTGTGGCATTTTTCGCACCAACAGGCCCGCCTCAGTCGCGATAGTTCGTTGCAGTGGACCGTGGCGGCGCTGGGAAGTCGGTTCTCACACGTTCATCAACAGGTTGCATTAGCCGGTGCAGGTGCCTATTCGCAAGTCAACGGAGTGCTGTTCACTCAGGATAAACAACAACTGACTTACAATACGCTGCAGCATCACCAGGCTCCCTCGTGTCGCAGCGACTTTTTGTACAAGTCGGCACTGCAGGATCAATCGCGCACCGTCTGGCGCGGGATGATTCAAGTGGACCCCGTGGCGCAAAAGACTGACGGCTATCAACGTAACGATAATTTGTTGCTCAGTAATCAGGCTCGAGCCGATTCCATTCCAGGCCTGGAGATCCAGGCCGATGATGTGCGTTGCACACATGGCAGTACATCGGGCAAGGTTGACGAAGAGTTGATCTTCTATGCTCAGAGTCGAGGATTCACCCGCAAGGAAGCGGCGCGGATGATTGTCACCGGGTTCTTTCAGCAGATATTTGATCGCATTACGATTGAATCCGTTCGTGAGGCGCTGAGCCAGTCGATTGCTCGTCAGGTTCAGGAGTATCGCTAG
- the sufB gene encoding Fe-S cluster assembly protein SufB: MSTDLALESSDAIGEINKYNFRTDSPAVFKARKGLDREIVAQISEMKGEPEWMREFRLHSLDVFHSKAMPKWGGDIDINFQDIYYYLKPSSGQERSWDDVPKEIKDTFEKLGIPEAERKFLAGVKAQFESEVVYGSLKEDLAQQGVVFLDTDSALREHPDLFREYFGTIIPPHDNKFAALNSAVWSGGSFIYVPPGVKIEFPLQAYFRINAENMGQFERTLIIVDEGASIHYVEGCTAPMYSTESLHSAVVEIICKRGSRCRYTTIQNWANNIYNLVTKRAVAYADATMEWVDGNLGSKLTMKYPAVYMMEPGARGEILSIAFANQGQHQDAGAKLVHAAPHTSGQIISKSISRNGGRSSYRGLVRAEKGASNSRCNVVCDALILDPHSRSDTYPYIEIMEQDVSVGHEASVSRIGQEQLFYLMSRGLSEAEASTMIVNGFIEPLVKELPMEYALEMNRLIQLQMEGSVG; encoded by the coding sequence ATGTCAACTGACCTCGCACTCGAATCATCCGATGCCATCGGAGAAATTAATAAGTACAACTTCAGAACTGATTCGCCGGCTGTGTTCAAGGCTCGCAAGGGTCTAGATCGTGAAATCGTTGCTCAGATTTCCGAGATGAAAGGCGAACCGGAATGGATGCGTGAGTTCCGCTTGCATTCGCTGGACGTCTTTCACTCCAAAGCGATGCCCAAGTGGGGCGGTGATATTGATATCAACTTCCAGGATATTTATTACTATCTCAAGCCATCTTCAGGCCAGGAGCGTTCGTGGGATGATGTTCCCAAGGAAATCAAGGACACTTTCGAAAAGTTGGGCATCCCTGAAGCCGAACGCAAGTTCTTGGCGGGGGTCAAGGCTCAATTCGAGAGCGAAGTTGTCTACGGCTCGCTAAAGGAAGACTTAGCCCAGCAAGGCGTGGTCTTCCTGGATACCGATTCGGCCCTGCGTGAACACCCAGACCTGTTCCGCGAGTATTTTGGAACCATTATTCCGCCACACGACAACAAGTTCGCAGCGCTGAATTCTGCTGTCTGGTCTGGTGGTTCGTTTATTTACGTGCCGCCAGGGGTCAAGATTGAGTTTCCGTTGCAAGCCTATTTCCGTATCAACGCCGAGAATATGGGGCAATTCGAACGGACGTTGATCATCGTTGACGAAGGGGCTTCGATTCACTACGTCGAAGGTTGCACGGCACCGATGTACAGCACGGAGAGTCTGCACTCGGCCGTAGTAGAGATCATCTGCAAACGCGGCAGCCGCTGCCGATATACCACCATTCAGAATTGGGCCAACAATATCTACAACTTGGTTACCAAGCGAGCCGTGGCTTATGCGGATGCGACCATGGAATGGGTCGATGGCAATTTGGGCAGCAAGTTGACGATGAAATATCCTGCGGTCTACATGATGGAGCCTGGCGCCCGCGGCGAGATACTGTCGATTGCCTTTGCAAACCAAGGCCAACACCAAGATGCCGGCGCTAAACTGGTTCACGCAGCGCCTCATACCTCCGGTCAGATCATCAGCAAGTCGATCAGCCGCAACGGCGGACGCAGCAGCTACCGCGGATTAGTGCGTGCTGAGAAGGGGGCCTCCAATTCGCGCTGCAACGTCGTCTGCGATGCGCTTATCTTGGATCCACACAGTCGGTCAGATACCTATCCGTACATCGAGATCATGGAGCAGGATGTCAGCGTGGGACATGAAGCAAGCGTATCACGGATTGGCCAAGAGCAATTGTTCTATCTAATGAGTCGCGGGTTGTCGGAAGCCGAAGCCAGCACGATGATCGTCAATGGCTTTATTGAGCCGTTAGTCAAGGAGTTGCCGATGGAGTATGCGCTGGAGATGAATCGTCTGATCCAACTGCAAATGGAAGGTTCGGTGGGCTAG
- the sufC gene encoding Fe-S cluster assembly ATPase SufC, whose product MKPTLTIHNLHVQVEGKPILRGVDLVLRHGETHALMGPNGSGKSTLGLVIAGHPGYEVTQGTITLDGQDILAMEADERARAGIFMAFQRPIAIPGVRMADFLRHATTNVRRPDRKEGEELIPMRDFRKELKSKMEQLQMDVEFARRYVNDGFSGGEMKRSEILQLAMLQPKFAILDETDSGLDADAVRLASASIAEIGREKMGLLIITHHDKLLEHNPPDFTHVMLGGRIVETSGIELARELHEQGYQRIRQTYPEADRANQQMVGEEAEVGV is encoded by the coding sequence ATGAAACCGACACTGACTATTCATAATCTGCATGTGCAAGTTGAAGGCAAGCCAATCCTGCGTGGAGTCGACTTGGTGTTGCGCCACGGCGAGACTCATGCTCTGATGGGGCCAAATGGCTCAGGCAAAAGCACGCTAGGGCTGGTGATTGCCGGCCACCCAGGATATGAAGTCACGCAGGGGACCATCACTCTGGATGGACAAGACATTCTGGCGATGGAGGCCGACGAGCGAGCGCGGGCCGGAATCTTCATGGCCTTTCAACGCCCGATCGCGATTCCTGGCGTCCGGATGGCCGACTTCTTGAGACACGCCACCACCAACGTTCGTCGCCCCGACCGCAAAGAGGGCGAAGAGCTGATTCCAATGCGTGACTTTCGCAAAGAACTCAAATCCAAAATGGAACAATTGCAGATGGACGTTGAGTTTGCTCGACGCTACGTCAACGATGGCTTTTCCGGTGGCGAGATGAAGCGTTCTGAAATCTTGCAGCTGGCAATGTTGCAGCCCAAATTTGCCATCTTGGACGAAACCGACAGCGGTCTGGACGCCGACGCTGTTCGGCTGGCCAGTGCCAGTATCGCCGAGATCGGTCGCGAGAAGATGGGTCTGCTGATTATTACTCACCACGACAAACTACTTGAACACAATCCGCCCGATTTTACGCACGTAATGTTGGGCGGTCGCATTGTCGAAACCAGTGGCATCGAGTTGGCTCGGGAGCTTCACGAGCAAGGTTACCAGCGCATTCGACAGACCTACCCAGAGGCGGATCGAGCCAATCAGCAAATGGTCGGCGAAGAAGCCGAAGTCGGCGTGTAG
- a CDS encoding replication-relaxation family protein: protein MRAAKAEHIRPIDQAVLDLLRQHQNLTVQDLTERLEVTATAVRQRLDRLEEVGLVGRSKESVGRGRPQFRYFLTALGMRYSSVSYAELAAALWAEVLDLPNPSLRSRILLRVARRMSQDLIHELPQDANVDDRLEEIVVQLARRKIPATLTPKGNMPVLHMLACPFPDLAGDQNQRHVCELEQEMLSAAVGQSVQLECCRLDGHEHCQFRPVAAVEPLPAESIRLLNENESLS, encoded by the coding sequence ATGCGAGCCGCAAAAGCCGAGCATATACGTCCTATAGACCAAGCTGTTTTGGATCTGCTGAGGCAGCATCAGAATCTGACTGTCCAAGATTTAACCGAACGGCTTGAAGTGACGGCGACCGCCGTTCGTCAGCGCTTAGATCGCCTGGAAGAAGTGGGTCTTGTCGGTCGCAGCAAAGAGAGTGTCGGCCGTGGTCGCCCGCAGTTTCGCTACTTTCTCACGGCTTTGGGAATGCGGTACTCGTCGGTCAGCTATGCCGAGCTGGCCGCAGCCCTTTGGGCGGAGGTACTCGACCTTCCTAACCCTAGTCTGCGGTCACGAATTCTACTTCGTGTAGCACGACGAATGAGCCAAGACTTGATTCATGAATTGCCGCAAGATGCTAACGTCGACGACCGACTGGAAGAGATCGTTGTTCAGCTAGCACGGCGGAAGATACCGGCGACGCTTACACCTAAGGGCAATATGCCGGTACTGCACATGTTGGCCTGTCCTTTCCCGGATCTAGCCGGGGACCAAAATCAGCGTCACGTGTGTGAACTGGAACAGGAGATGTTGAGTGCTGCTGTTGGCCAGTCGGTACAACTTGAATGTTGCCGGCTAGATGGTCACGAGCATTGTCAGTTTCGTCCAGTTGCGGCTGTCGAGCCGCTGCCTGCAGAAAGTATCCGATTACTCAACGAGAATGAATCTTTGTCATAG
- a CDS encoding PQQ-binding-like beta-propeller repeat protein, whose translation MASLKALARRTLLIAAILAPGDLGAQVSDLAVVKVGLETAWVAQTQSDLSRGVAWMGLWRDPHRARNFAVVETADQMVCVPVDQLDDLQQPLGIEKAKITARARAARLVGSEYELAAVERSIPELQLVVASSDGVVTCFDAETGKLHWKAVCGAATAPVYSCGLATAGVVVLQGDSLYLLDWRTGKQIAAKQLASGTSNSVGVIEQPLTSDSAAQEKTLRTESVALVSDFAGQINAYGVSGQRNAWAYRLSGRVANTPISLPDGSHTAFVTDKGWMYVFSAADGPAIQFRYECGARFVGSLAAGRDAFYIGDAAGTFCKILTSENGVSQWKIRFSQSISAMSLVDQQQGIAYVCSESGELNAVDDSTGSLVWARSAYCATGIRGPIAIANSTVVTRTLANTLVAHDSKSGRQISETPSLPLMDMMFVNDLTDRVYLLGNHGQLQCLRPRGKVLPKINRVADQPSDSPATTASAAAPSTRSVPSETLMEDTPSSGDTFDDDPFGDSSQPNSDTDDGQNSLPANEFDADSSLF comes from the coding sequence ATGGCTAGTTTGAAAGCTCTTGCGAGGCGAACGCTGCTGATTGCTGCGATTTTAGCACCAGGAGATTTAGGAGCCCAAGTTAGCGACTTAGCCGTTGTCAAGGTCGGACTGGAAACAGCCTGGGTCGCCCAGACACAGTCCGACTTAAGCCGAGGCGTAGCGTGGATGGGGCTGTGGCGAGACCCGCATCGAGCCCGAAATTTTGCAGTCGTAGAAACTGCGGATCAAATGGTTTGTGTACCGGTGGATCAGTTGGACGATTTACAACAGCCACTGGGAATAGAAAAAGCCAAGATTACCGCACGGGCTCGAGCGGCGCGACTGGTAGGTAGCGAGTATGAGTTGGCTGCGGTCGAGCGCTCGATTCCTGAACTTCAGTTGGTCGTGGCAAGTAGCGATGGGGTGGTAACTTGCTTTGATGCCGAAACCGGCAAGCTCCACTGGAAGGCGGTGTGCGGAGCGGCAACCGCGCCGGTGTACTCGTGCGGTTTGGCGACCGCCGGCGTCGTAGTGCTGCAAGGTGATTCGCTGTACTTGCTGGATTGGCGAACCGGCAAACAAATCGCCGCCAAACAACTTGCTTCGGGTACTTCGAATTCCGTGGGAGTCATTGAGCAACCCTTGACAAGTGATTCGGCTGCACAGGAGAAGACATTGCGCACGGAGAGTGTGGCGCTGGTGTCAGACTTCGCAGGGCAGATCAATGCCTACGGCGTCTCGGGCCAACGAAATGCATGGGCCTATCGACTCAGTGGGCGCGTCGCTAACACTCCTATTTCGCTGCCCGACGGATCACACACGGCTTTCGTAACGGACAAGGGCTGGATGTATGTGTTCTCTGCCGCCGACGGACCCGCAATTCAATTCCGCTACGAATGTGGTGCACGTTTTGTCGGAAGCTTGGCTGCTGGGAGAGATGCGTTCTATATTGGCGACGCTGCTGGCACATTCTGCAAGATTTTGACTTCCGAAAATGGCGTATCCCAGTGGAAGATTCGTTTTTCTCAGAGCATCTCGGCGATGTCGCTGGTGGATCAGCAACAGGGAATTGCTTATGTTTGTTCAGAAAGCGGTGAGCTGAATGCTGTTGACGATTCGACGGGAAGTCTAGTCTGGGCTCGCAGCGCTTATTGCGCCACTGGAATTCGTGGCCCCATTGCGATTGCCAATTCGACAGTGGTCACCCGTACGCTGGCAAATACTCTCGTGGCTCATGACAGCAAATCGGGCAGGCAAATTTCCGAGACACCGTCCTTGCCGCTGATGGATATGATGTTTGTCAATGATTTGACCGATCGCGTCTATCTTCTCGGCAACCACGGCCAGTTACAATGCTTGCGCCCGCGTGGAAAGGTACTGCCGAAGATTAACCGCGTGGCAGATCAACCATCGGATTCGCCCGCTACCACCGCATCAGCCGCAGCACCATCCACCCGGTCGGTACCCTCCGAGACTCTGATGGAGGACACCCCTTCATCTGGCGATACGTTTGACGACGACCCATTCGGCGACAGTAGCCAGCCAAATAGCGACACGGACGATGGTCAAAACAGTCTGCCTGCTAACGAGTTCGATGCCGACAGCAGCCTGTTCTGA
- a CDS encoding 2-oxoacid:ferredoxin oxidoreductase subunit beta → MSTQLPVLTDKDFASDQEIRWCPGCGDYSILAQMKKMLPTLGLPLEQIVFISGIGCSSRFPYYVNTYGMHSIHGRAPAFATGLRVARPDLKVFVITGDGDALSIGGNHFMHLLRRNVDVTLVLFNNRIYGLTKGQYSPTSLEGQVTKSTPMGALDHPLNPIKLALGAEATFIARSIDVHIKHLGETLYRAAMHRGTSVVEVYQNCNVFNDGAWSYAQDKSTRSDHTIELEHGKPLIFGKNRDKGIRLNGITPEVVDLSTGKFSHDDLLFHDEQADPALVNILARMRHPEFPEPIGVFRAIESPIYEHQVEQQINDAVSSRGMGDLNKLFNAGDTWAVPNQAV, encoded by the coding sequence ATGAGCACTCAATTACCGGTACTGACCGACAAAGATTTTGCCAGCGACCAAGAGATCCGCTGGTGTCCAGGCTGCGGCGATTACTCGATCCTGGCGCAGATGAAAAAGATGCTGCCGACGTTGGGATTGCCGCTGGAGCAAATCGTCTTCATATCCGGAATCGGTTGTTCGAGCCGTTTTCCGTATTACGTGAACACCTATGGTATGCACAGCATTCACGGCCGTGCACCTGCATTTGCAACCGGTCTACGCGTTGCTCGACCTGACCTGAAAGTGTTCGTGATCACCGGTGATGGCGATGCGCTGAGCATTGGCGGCAACCACTTTATGCACCTACTCAGACGCAATGTGGACGTGACGCTTGTTCTATTCAACAATCGCATCTACGGACTGACCAAGGGCCAGTATTCACCTACCAGCCTAGAAGGGCAGGTTACCAAGAGTACCCCGATGGGAGCGCTCGATCATCCTCTAAATCCAATTAAGCTAGCCTTGGGTGCCGAAGCTACGTTTATTGCTCGTAGCATCGACGTGCATATCAAGCATCTGGGCGAGACGCTGTATCGGGCCGCCATGCATCGCGGCACTTCGGTGGTCGAGGTCTATCAAAACTGCAACGTCTTCAACGACGGTGCATGGAGTTACGCCCAAGACAAATCGACCCGGTCTGATCACACGATCGAGCTTGAGCATGGTAAGCCGTTAATATTCGGCAAAAATCGGGACAAGGGCATTCGACTGAATGGAATTACACCTGAAGTCGTTGATCTGTCCACCGGCAAGTTCTCTCACGATGACCTGCTTTTCCACGACGAGCAGGCTGATCCGGCATTGGTTAATATTTTGGCACGCATGAGACACCCCGAGTTCCCTGAGCCCATCGGAGTATTTCGAGCCATCGAATCGCCAATTTATGAGCACCAAGTTGAACAGCAAATCAACGATGCCGTCAGCTCGCGCGGCATGGGGGATTTGAACAAGCTGTTCAATGCCGGCGACACTTGGGCTGTACCCAATCAAGCCGTCTGA
- a CDS encoding 2-oxoacid:acceptor oxidoreductase subunit alpha, whose product MSTEAPQAPRSKQVKVVTGITVRLVGDSGDGMQLLGTQLTNTSALAGNDVATFPDFPAEIRAPRGTRAGVSGFQVQFAAHEVHTPGDTLDALVAMNPAALVTNLADLKPGGLIIADEDSFEAKDLKLAALTANPLDDESLTDKYRLAKVPITKLTRTAVQDLGLSPKEADRCRNFFAMGLVYWLYGRGMETTKRFIANKFSKNPQVREANERALSAGWAFGETTELLDVSYQVDRATLPDGRYRNIMGNQALAWGLMTAAKLSGKQLFYGTYPITPASDILHELCRYKNFGVKTFQAEDEIAAVCSAIGAAYGGAMGVTCSSGPGIALKAEAMGLAVMIELPLIVIDVQRGGPSTGLPTKTEQADLLQVLYGRNGEAPVPVIAASSPGDCFNTAIEAWRIATKFMLPVVILSDGYIANGAEPWLIPDVQKMEPIKILHPGPPSQDEAPFRPYSRDEFLARPWALPGTPGLMHRVGGLEKANITGNISYDADNHELMVKLRAEKVERIAAVIPPQKVFGPSKGQLLVVSWGGTYGACHTAVQQAQAEGISVAHCHLRHLNPFPKNLGEILASYDKVLVPELNLGQLRSLLCARYLVNALGYNKVKGKPFTVTELVSKIREVTAPSGNGKHA is encoded by the coding sequence ATGTCCACAGAGGCGCCGCAGGCTCCACGCTCCAAACAGGTTAAAGTAGTTACAGGTATCACAGTTCGCTTAGTTGGGGATTCAGGCGACGGCATGCAGTTGTTGGGAACGCAACTAACCAACACTTCTGCTTTGGCCGGAAACGATGTCGCGACCTTCCCCGATTTTCCTGCCGAGATTCGCGCACCGCGAGGTACGCGAGCCGGAGTGAGTGGTTTCCAAGTGCAGTTCGCTGCCCACGAAGTTCACACTCCTGGCGATACATTGGATGCGCTAGTAGCCATGAACCCGGCGGCGCTAGTGACGAATCTCGCAGACTTGAAGCCTGGTGGTTTGATTATCGCCGACGAGGATAGCTTCGAAGCCAAAGATCTGAAGCTGGCTGCACTGACTGCCAATCCGCTGGACGACGAATCGCTTACGGACAAGTACCGCTTGGCAAAAGTGCCAATCACGAAATTGACGCGCACCGCCGTCCAGGATCTTGGGCTGTCACCCAAGGAAGCCGATCGCTGCCGCAATTTCTTTGCCATGGGGTTGGTCTATTGGCTATACGGCCGAGGCATGGAGACAACCAAGCGATTCATCGCCAATAAGTTCAGCAAGAATCCTCAAGTTCGCGAAGCCAACGAACGAGCGTTGAGCGCCGGTTGGGCGTTTGGGGAAACCACTGAACTGTTGGACGTTTCGTATCAAGTCGACCGGGCCACTTTGCCTGACGGAAGATATCGCAACATCATGGGCAACCAAGCTTTGGCTTGGGGGCTCATGACCGCCGCCAAGCTCAGCGGTAAGCAATTGTTCTACGGTACGTACCCGATCACTCCCGCCAGCGATATTCTGCACGAGTTGTGTCGCTACAAGAATTTTGGCGTCAAGACGTTTCAGGCTGAAGACGAAATTGCTGCGGTCTGCTCGGCAATTGGCGCGGCCTACGGTGGAGCGATGGGTGTCACCTGTAGCTCTGGTCCCGGCATCGCTCTTAAGGCAGAGGCCATGGGGTTGGCGGTGATGATTGAACTGCCGTTGATCGTAATCGATGTTCAGCGAGGTGGTCCCAGTACCGGGTTGCCAACAAAGACAGAACAAGCGGACTTGCTGCAAGTACTTTATGGCCGCAACGGTGAGGCACCTGTTCCGGTCATCGCAGCATCCAGCCCTGGCGATTGCTTCAATACGGCCATCGAAGCCTGGAGAATAGCCACCAAGTTCATGCTGCCGGTCGTCATTCTGTCCGATGGCTATATCGCTAATGGTGCTGAGCCGTGGTTGATTCCTGACGTGCAGAAGATGGAGCCGATCAAGATTCTACATCCCGGGCCTCCTAGCCAGGATGAAGCACCATTCCGTCCGTACTCGCGAGACGAATTCCTGGCACGTCCTTGGGCTCTGCCTGGGACGCCCGGTTTAATGCATCGCGTCGGTGGGTTGGAAAAAGCCAATATCACGGGCAACATCAGCTACGATGCAGACAATCATGAATTGATGGTCAAGTTGCGAGCGGAAAAGGTCGAGCGCATCGCTGCGGTCATCCCACCACAGAAGGTGTTTGGACCATCCAAAGGTCAATTGCTGGTTGTCTCGTGGGGTGGTACTTACGGAGCTTGCCATACGGCAGTGCAGCAAGCGCAAGCCGAAGGCATCAGCGTTGCCCACTGCCATCTGCGACACTTGAATCCCTTCCCCAAGAATCTGGGGGAAATTCTTGCCAGCTACGACAAAGTTCTGGTACCCGAATTGAACCTTGGCCAGTTACGTAGCCTGCTGTGCGCACGCTACCTAGTCAACGCCTTGGGATACAACAAGGTGAAAGGTAAGCCGTTCACGGTAACTGAATTGGTCAGCAAGATCCGCGAAGTGACCGCGCCCAGTGGAAACGGCAAGCACGCTTGA
- a CDS encoding RsmD family RNA methyltransferase has protein sequence MAKHFDDTNDLPVQPIRRKAPPKLRPTRLRIVAGQLGGRYIQYNGDPDTRPMKEKTREAVFSLLGGYLHGKFAVDLFAGTGILGFEAVSRGAQGAILLELSRTTVSTILCNMRSLALESLVDVQNVDSLRWLRQSELRSADLPRCPWVVFCCPPYAVWQNQQQRLLAGLQSLYECMPPESQLVCETADSFDLDRHWPECDWDIRHYKPATVFIAKKPSEATS, from the coding sequence ATGGCCAAGCATTTTGATGATACCAACGATTTGCCGGTACAGCCTATCCGCCGTAAAGCTCCGCCAAAATTGCGGCCAACTCGTCTCCGAATCGTGGCCGGCCAACTGGGCGGCCGGTATATCCAGTACAACGGAGACCCAGACACGCGGCCAATGAAAGAAAAGACCCGTGAGGCGGTGTTTAGCCTATTGGGTGGCTACCTTCACGGAAAGTTTGCGGTCGACCTTTTTGCTGGCACTGGGATATTAGGGTTCGAGGCGGTCAGTCGTGGGGCTCAGGGAGCTATTCTGCTTGAACTGTCCCGAACTACCGTATCAACCATTCTGTGCAACATGCGCAGCTTGGCCCTGGAATCGCTGGTTGATGTTCAAAATGTGGACAGTCTGCGCTGGCTACGGCAAAGTGAATTGCGATCCGCAGACCTGCCCCGCTGCCCGTGGGTTGTGTTCTGCTGCCCACCGTACGCAGTCTGGCAGAATCAGCAGCAGCGTCTGCTAGCAGGGCTACAAAGCCTCTACGAGTGCATGCCTCCCGAATCGCAATTGGTCTGCGAGACAGCGGACTCCTTTGATTTGGACCGTCATTGGCCGGAATGCGACTGGGACATTAGACACTATAAACCGGCCACAGTTTTTATTGCCAAGAAGCCGTCTGAGGCAACCAGCTAA
- a CDS encoding FHA domain-containing protein, with amino-acid sequence MICILKVIDGPAQGAQLWISRNQCLVIGRMSTADFSIPEDPHLSRNHLFVESGEESFRVRDAGSSNGTFVNNAPVSTVELCTGDLIRAGKSVFQVTLKDEILKPQPVPSDVAVQTQIPSRSVFQRG; translated from the coding sequence ATGATCTGCATATTAAAAGTAATCGATGGCCCGGCACAGGGCGCGCAGTTGTGGATTAGCCGCAACCAGTGTTTGGTAATTGGAAGAATGTCGACGGCAGATTTCTCGATCCCAGAAGATCCTCACCTTTCCCGCAATCACCTGTTTGTGGAAAGCGGAGAGGAGTCGTTCCGGGTCCGCGATGCCGGCAGCAGTAATGGAACGTTTGTCAACAATGCGCCGGTGTCGACTGTCGAGCTCTGCACAGGCGATTTGATTCGCGCTGGCAAGTCGGTCTTTCAGGTAACTCTTAAAGATGAGATTCTGAAGCCGCAACCAGTGCCTAGCGACGTTGCGGTACAGACTCAGATTCCCAGCCGCAGCGTGTTCCAACGCGGCTAG